Proteins found in one Gordonia sp. PDNC005 genomic segment:
- a CDS encoding TrkA family potassium uptake protein encodes MRVIIMGCGRVGSALAVAMSGRGHEVVVIDRNSSAFRRLGDDFRGRTVLGVGFDRDVLAEAGIAEADAFAAVSSGDNSNIISARVARETFGVNRVVARIYDAKRAAVYERLGIPTVATVPWTTERFVSALGETAETSVWNDPSGSLAMIVLPFHESWVGVDCQKFQEQTGARIAFLHRLGRPVLPEPRTVIQQDDELYVATPAANVDNARAVAAAEFGE; translated from the coding sequence GTGCGTGTGATCATCATGGGCTGCGGCCGAGTCGGATCTGCCCTGGCAGTCGCCATGTCCGGGCGTGGACACGAGGTCGTCGTCATCGACCGGAACTCATCGGCGTTCCGCCGACTCGGCGACGACTTCCGGGGGCGCACCGTGCTCGGTGTCGGTTTCGACCGTGATGTGCTCGCCGAGGCGGGCATCGCGGAGGCAGACGCGTTCGCCGCAGTCTCGTCCGGTGACAATTCCAACATCATCTCGGCGCGCGTCGCACGCGAGACGTTCGGCGTGAATCGCGTCGTCGCCCGCATCTACGACGCGAAGCGCGCCGCCGTTTACGAACGTCTCGGGATCCCGACCGTGGCCACGGTGCCGTGGACGACGGAACGCTTCGTCTCCGCGCTCGGTGAGACGGCTGAGACGTCGGTCTGGAACGACCCGTCGGGTTCCCTCGCGATGATCGTCCTGCCGTTCCACGAGTCGTGGGTGGGTGTGGACTGCCAGAAGTTCCAGGAGCAGACAGGTGCCCGGATCGCCTTCCTGCATCGCTTGGGACGCCCGGTGCTGCCGGAGCCGCGGACCGTCATTCAGCAGGACGACGAGTTGTACGTGGCGACACCCGCCGCAAACGTCGACAACGCGCGAGCCGTCGCGGCCGCCGAGTTCGGGGAGTAG
- a CDS encoding DUF3710 domain-containing protein, which produces MSGTKRIGEAGGPYDINDLAGSPDELTNSHLDLGSVLMPVVEGGQVTVEMSGDNQPEAVYLVTPVGRIGIHAFAAPRSGGLWREVVRELAESLRAEGASTSIEDGHWGREVVARVPGGHHRFIGVDGSRWMVRLVASGPDEGDEQLAQLARAVLAETVVRRGTQPFPPRDVLPIVLPPVLAEQVAAAQQQMADEQGEGLRSEPLSAAPGPTSPQAEGDVVPGGAVAQSAKATVFTEDAPGGAPQPETVDDEESQAPEPVDPPSASRGSALSRLRGRRRR; this is translated from the coding sequence ATGAGTGGCACCAAGCGGATCGGCGAAGCAGGCGGCCCGTACGACATCAACGACCTCGCGGGCTCGCCCGACGAGCTCACCAACTCGCATCTCGACCTGGGGTCGGTGCTCATGCCGGTGGTCGAAGGCGGTCAGGTGACCGTCGAGATGTCCGGCGACAATCAGCCCGAAGCCGTGTACCTGGTCACTCCCGTGGGGCGCATCGGCATTCACGCGTTCGCTGCTCCGCGCAGCGGCGGACTCTGGCGCGAGGTGGTCCGCGAACTGGCCGAATCGCTGCGTGCGGAGGGAGCTTCAACGTCGATCGAGGACGGACACTGGGGCCGCGAGGTGGTCGCGCGGGTGCCCGGCGGTCACCACCGCTTCATCGGCGTCGACGGTTCGCGCTGGATGGTCCGGCTCGTCGCCAGTGGCCCCGATGAGGGCGACGAACAGCTCGCGCAGCTCGCTCGCGCTGTGCTCGCGGAGACCGTCGTCCGACGCGGCACACAGCCCTTCCCGCCGCGCGACGTGCTGCCGATCGTCCTGCCACCCGTCCTCGCCGAGCAGGTGGCCGCGGCGCAACAGCAGATGGCCGACGAGCAGGGGGAAGGTCTGCGGTCCGAACCGTTGTCCGCAGCACCAGGGCCCACGAGCCCGCAGGCCGAGGGTGACGTCGTGCCCGGCGGCGCCGTCGCGCAGAGTGCGAAGGCGACAGTGTTCACCGAAGACGCTCCGGGCGGTGCTCCGCAACCAGAGACGGTCGACGACGAGGAGTCGCAGGCGCCCGAACCAGTCGATCCACCGAGTGCGTCACGCGGTTCGGCTCTGTCTCGCCTCCGCGGACGTCGCCGGCGTTAG
- a CDS encoding OB-fold nucleic acid binding domain-containing protein, which translates to MTNTGLLKRLSKMLTEDLEDIEDERVQRECQEASAQHATGAQPARECTRGAQAVMIGELRSVETCSRNSHNGVRAEFFDGTDTVILKWMGRNRIPGIEPGRRITVRGRVANADGMKVVYNPEYELHAADE; encoded by the coding sequence ATGACGAACACCGGTCTGCTCAAGCGGCTGAGCAAAATGCTCACCGAGGACCTCGAGGACATCGAGGACGAGCGAGTACAACGTGAGTGTCAGGAGGCCAGTGCACAGCACGCCACCGGCGCTCAGCCAGCCCGCGAATGCACTCGCGGCGCCCAAGCGGTCATGATCGGCGAGCTACGCTCGGTCGAGACGTGTTCGCGCAACTCTCACAATGGAGTGCGCGCCGAGTTCTTCGACGGCACCGACACAGTGATCCTCAAGTGGATGGGCCGCAACCGCATCCCGGGTATCGAGCCGGGCCGTCGCATCACTGTCCGCGGTCGTGTCGCGAACGCCGACGGCATGAAGGTCGTTTACAACCCGGAGTACGAACTCCACGCGGCAGACGAGTAG
- the dxs gene encoding 1-deoxy-D-xylulose-5-phosphate synthase: MGVLDRVDSPADVRALSPADLEKLATEIRAFLIEKVAATGGHLGPNLGVVELTLSIHRVFESPTDPILFDTGHQCYVHKIVTGRKGKFDTLRQRDGLTGYQDRAESPHDWIESSHASAALSNADGLSKAFELTDQERTVVAVVGDGALTGGMCWEALNNIADGHRPVVIVVNDNGRSYAPTIGGLAKNLSALRLQPGYERFLTGGRRALRGLPVVGDATYAVLHGMKSGVKDLVSPQAMFADLGLKYVGPVDGHDLQEMEGALRRAKAFGGPVIVHAVTRKGNGYAPAENDEAEQMHATAKMDPATGKATSVPPQDWTSVFSSALVQEGARRPEIVAITAAMPGPTGLAAFGEKFPERMFDVGIAEQHGMASAAGLALGGMHPVLAIYATFLNRAFDQLLMDVALLKLPMTLVLDRAGITGPDGPSHHGMWDLSLMSLIPGLKVAAPRDAIRVREELSEALDTADGPTAVRYSKGAVPADIPAVARLDDGVDVLAGDRDGSADVLIVGVGAFAQLALDTAVGLSEHGVTATVVDPRWVLPVPASITDLARSHRLVVTLEDSGVQGGVGSAVTRAVSEAGVGTPVIQRGVPQKFILHSTREQILADIGLTSGDLVESIAKALTGAPLS, encoded by the coding sequence ATGGGTGTGTTGGATCGAGTCGATTCGCCTGCGGACGTGCGGGCGCTGTCGCCTGCCGACCTCGAGAAGCTGGCGACCGAGATCCGCGCGTTCCTCATCGAGAAGGTCGCCGCGACCGGCGGTCACCTCGGTCCCAACCTCGGTGTCGTAGAATTGACGCTCTCGATTCACCGTGTGTTCGAGTCGCCGACCGATCCGATCCTGTTCGACACCGGACACCAGTGTTATGTCCACAAGATCGTGACCGGTCGCAAGGGCAAGTTCGACACCCTCCGCCAGCGCGACGGCCTGACCGGTTACCAGGACCGTGCCGAGAGCCCGCACGACTGGATCGAGTCGTCGCACGCGTCGGCCGCACTGTCGAACGCGGACGGGCTGTCGAAGGCCTTCGAGCTCACCGACCAGGAGCGCACTGTCGTCGCAGTCGTCGGAGACGGCGCGCTCACTGGCGGCATGTGCTGGGAGGCGCTCAACAACATCGCCGACGGCCATCGCCCCGTGGTGATCGTCGTCAACGACAACGGACGCTCCTACGCTCCGACGATCGGCGGCCTCGCCAAGAACTTGTCCGCGCTGCGCCTGCAGCCGGGCTACGAACGGTTCCTCACCGGCGGGCGACGTGCCCTCCGCGGCCTCCCAGTGGTCGGGGACGCCACCTATGCCGTCCTGCACGGGATGAAGAGCGGTGTCAAAGACCTCGTGTCCCCGCAGGCCATGTTCGCCGATCTCGGTCTCAAGTATGTCGGTCCCGTCGACGGTCACGACCTCCAGGAGATGGAGGGCGCTCTGCGACGCGCGAAGGCGTTCGGTGGACCGGTCATCGTGCATGCCGTGACCCGCAAGGGCAACGGCTATGCGCCGGCCGAGAACGACGAGGCCGAGCAGATGCATGCGACCGCCAAGATGGACCCGGCGACGGGCAAGGCCACGTCGGTGCCGCCGCAGGACTGGACATCGGTGTTCTCGTCGGCCCTCGTGCAGGAGGGTGCACGACGTCCCGAGATCGTTGCGATCACCGCCGCGATGCCCGGGCCCACTGGTCTCGCGGCATTCGGTGAGAAGTTCCCCGAGCGCATGTTCGACGTCGGCATCGCCGAACAGCACGGGATGGCGTCGGCCGCCGGTCTGGCTCTCGGCGGCATGCACCCGGTCCTGGCGATCTACGCCACGTTCCTCAACCGCGCGTTCGATCAACTGTTGATGGACGTCGCGCTGCTCAAGCTGCCCATGACGCTGGTCCTCGACCGCGCGGGCATCACCGGCCCGGACGGACCGAGTCACCACGGCATGTGGGACCTGTCCCTGATGTCGTTGATCCCCGGCCTCAAGGTGGCTGCGCCCCGCGACGCGATCAGGGTCCGCGAAGAGCTTTCGGAGGCTCTCGACACAGCTGACGGCCCGACTGCGGTCCGCTACTCGAAGGGCGCCGTTCCCGCTGACATCCCTGCGGTCGCCCGTCTCGACGACGGTGTCGACGTTCTCGCGGGCGACCGTGACGGCAGTGCAGATGTGCTGATCGTCGGCGTCGGTGCGTTCGCTCAGTTGGCGCTCGACACGGCCGTCGGACTTTCTGAGCACGGCGTGACCGCGACCGTCGTCGACCCGCGGTGGGTGCTTCCGGTTCCCGCATCGATCACCGATCTGGCGCGGAGCCACCGACTCGTTGTGACGTTGGAGGACAGCGGCGTTCAGGGCGGTGTCGGTTCAGCCGTCACCCGTGCGGTGTCGGAAGCAGGTGTCGGGACACCGGTGATCCAGCGTGGAGTCCCGCAGAAGTTCATTCTGCACTCCACCCGAGAGCAGATCCTCGCCGATATCGGTCTCACCTCCGGCGACCTCGTCGAGTCGATCGCCAAAGCTCTCACGGGAGCTCCTTTGTCCTGA
- a CDS encoding alpha/beta fold hydrolase produces MRTVIVMPGTGSDADFVHRVFAPHAASIGAELHCLEPEEDLVDSYLTRLDAIAGRSGRVIVGGVSIGAAIAVAWARDSAHVERCDGVLAALPPWSGAPGDSLASLSARITADAIEDNGLEHSVAAMIDGSPGWLGAELARSWRSLYPRGLVAQLRAASEFVCPTLDHIAGLRVPLGVAVAPDDPLHPADVGRAWASAAPRGAVVETPLTEFGPNETLLGAACVRAWRAAAATDAT; encoded by the coding sequence ATGCGCACTGTCATCGTGATGCCGGGCACAGGGTCGGACGCCGACTTCGTCCACCGGGTGTTCGCTCCGCACGCCGCCTCGATCGGAGCCGAACTGCACTGCCTAGAGCCCGAAGAAGACCTTGTCGACAGCTACCTGACCAGGCTGGATGCGATCGCGGGCCGTTCGGGCAGGGTGATCGTCGGCGGCGTCTCGATCGGTGCAGCCATCGCGGTGGCGTGGGCGAGAGATTCGGCACACGTTGAACGCTGCGACGGTGTGCTCGCCGCGCTTCCGCCGTGGTCGGGCGCGCCCGGCGACTCGCTCGCGTCCCTCTCGGCGCGCATCACCGCCGACGCCATCGAGGACAACGGACTGGAACACAGTGTGGCCGCGATGATCGACGGCAGTCCGGGCTGGCTCGGTGCCGAACTCGCCCGCTCCTGGCGGTCGCTGTATCCGCGAGGCCTCGTCGCCCAGCTTCGGGCGGCCTCCGAGTTCGTCTGTCCGACACTGGACCACATCGCAGGTCTGCGCGTCCCGCTCGGCGTCGCCGTCGCCCCCGACGATCCGCTCCATCCCGCGGATGTCGGACGAGCCTGGGCGTCGGCTGCACCTCGCGGCGCCGTCGTCGAGACTCCGCTCACCGAGTTCGGGCCGAACGAGACTCTGCTCGGCGCCGCGTGCGTCCGTGCGTGGCGGGCCGCAGCGGCGACGGACGCTACCTAA
- a CDS encoding TRAM domain-containing protein — translation MTELELDVTGYANGGSGIARHNGRVVFVAGALPGERVRVNVTDDSRASYAKASVIDVLDASAHRVDPLCPAAAAGAGCCDLSFVDPAYARELGADALGDVLRRIGGFGEATPPPTVDPLGDDPTGWRVRTRLAVGPDGVVGLRGRRSSDLVTTPCAGPVAGLLDGLDGLGGEVGTELVLASDSHGTRHIAELSAPVDRRGKGGRGKDRRGRAQRSRSAHSAPRSVRTVQGDAHAVQTIGERTWTVPVAGFWQAHRNAPAAYTRAALELITGVGLSGDVHVWDLYGGVGVFSASLLDGAVGLTVRGVDLVDTDPGALAAAERALAADPVEIHRGAVADVVSSLHAPDLVISDPPRSGAGADVVDAIVAAEPGVVVHVGCDAAAFARDLGRFATLGYTVREWRAFDAFPMTHHVEGIAVLTR, via the coding sequence GTGACCGAACTCGAACTGGACGTGACCGGCTACGCGAACGGCGGATCCGGAATCGCGCGCCACAACGGCCGCGTCGTGTTCGTCGCAGGTGCACTGCCGGGCGAGCGGGTCCGAGTGAACGTCACCGACGATTCACGTGCCTCGTACGCCAAGGCTTCGGTCATCGACGTCCTCGACGCGAGTGCGCACCGCGTGGATCCGCTCTGCCCGGCGGCCGCGGCCGGAGCGGGCTGTTGTGACCTGTCATTCGTCGACCCGGCATACGCGCGGGAACTCGGCGCGGACGCGCTGGGCGACGTGCTCCGCCGGATCGGCGGATTCGGAGAGGCGACACCGCCGCCGACGGTCGACCCGCTCGGCGACGATCCGACCGGCTGGCGGGTCCGCACGCGTCTGGCGGTGGGCCCGGACGGGGTCGTCGGCCTTCGTGGACGACGGTCGTCCGACCTGGTGACGACGCCGTGCGCGGGTCCGGTCGCCGGACTTCTCGACGGTCTCGACGGATTGGGCGGCGAGGTCGGCACCGAACTCGTCCTCGCGTCCGACAGCCACGGCACCCGACACATCGCGGAACTGTCTGCGCCCGTCGACCGGCGGGGGAAGGGCGGACGCGGCAAGGATCGTCGAGGGCGTGCTCAGCGGAGCCGTTCGGCGCACAGTGCCCCACGGTCGGTGCGCACCGTCCAGGGCGACGCGCACGCGGTGCAGACCATCGGCGAGCGCACGTGGACCGTTCCCGTCGCCGGCTTCTGGCAGGCGCACCGCAACGCGCCCGCTGCCTACACGCGGGCCGCGTTGGAGCTCATCACAGGTGTCGGGTTGTCCGGCGACGTTCACGTGTGGGACCTCTACGGCGGCGTCGGAGTGTTCAGTGCGTCACTGCTCGACGGCGCTGTCGGCCTCACCGTGCGCGGCGTTGATCTGGTCGACACCGATCCGGGTGCGCTCGCGGCAGCCGAGCGTGCGCTCGCTGCCGACCCCGTTGAGATCCATCGGGGTGCAGTGGCGGATGTGGTCTCGAGCCTTCACGCGCCGGACCTGGTGATCTCCGATCCGCCCCGGTCAGGTGCCGGTGCGGACGTCGTCGACGCGATCGTCGCCGCCGAACCCGGAGTCGTGGTCCACGTCGGATGCGACGCGGCGGCGTTCGCCCGCGATCTCGGACGGTTTGCGACGCTCGGTTACACCGTGCGCGAATGGCGTGCGTTCGATGCGTTCCCGATGACACATCATGTGGAGGGCATCGCGGTTCTCACGCGATGA
- a CDS encoding APC family permease: protein MSTMSKVSVGAKRLLLGRPFRSDRLGHTLLPKRIALPVFASDAMSSVAYAPQEIFLVLSVAGLSAIALAPWVGVAVAVVMVVVVASYRQNVHAYPSGGGDYEVATVNLGPNAGLTVAAALLVDYVLTVAVSITSAAENIGSAIPFVHEHKVLFCVMAIALIAAVNLRGIKESGAVLAIPTYAFIFGVAAMLIWGFVKIFVLGDTVTAETSKYDIVPEQDHLMGLAMVFLVARAFSSGCAALTGVEAISNGVPAFQKPKSRNAATTLLMLGAFSILLLLGIVMLAQEIGAKYVLDPVKDLAGVPEGYQQKSIIAQIAEAVFSGFPPGFYAIAVVTALILMLAANTAFNGFPVLGSVLAQDRFLPRQLHTRGDRLAFSNGIVFLAIAAVGFVVAFGAEVTSLIQLYIVGVFVSFTLSQTGMVRHWTRHLKTETDPDARRRMIRSRIINAIGMVMTGTVLVVVLITKFTAGAWMAILAMVILFVVMKLIHRHYSSVQRELDEAVEADDEVLPSRTHSIVLVSTLHLPTRRALRYARATRPDVLEALTVNVDDRETRKLVSEWEDSDVTVPLKVVASPYREVTRPIISYVRRIRRESPRDVITVFIPEYVVGHWWEQILHNQSALRIKTRLLFEPGVMVTSVPWQLSSSEERGKRMQTRYIAPGDVRRGFTSEEKTR, encoded by the coding sequence GTGTCAACGATGTCGAAGGTGTCTGTCGGTGCCAAGCGCTTGCTCCTGGGTCGCCCGTTTCGCAGCGACCGCCTGGGGCACACTCTGCTGCCCAAGCGAATCGCCCTTCCGGTGTTCGCCTCCGACGCCATGTCGTCGGTGGCGTACGCACCGCAGGAGATCTTCCTCGTCCTCTCCGTTGCAGGTCTGAGTGCCATCGCGCTCGCCCCGTGGGTCGGTGTAGCCGTTGCCGTCGTGATGGTGGTCGTGGTGGCCAGCTACCGCCAGAACGTGCACGCGTACCCGTCCGGAGGCGGCGATTACGAAGTCGCGACAGTCAACCTCGGCCCCAACGCGGGGCTGACGGTCGCTGCGGCGTTGCTGGTCGACTACGTGTTGACCGTCGCCGTGTCGATCACGTCGGCAGCGGAGAACATCGGCTCGGCGATCCCGTTCGTCCACGAACACAAGGTGCTGTTCTGCGTCATGGCGATCGCTCTGATCGCCGCAGTGAACCTCCGTGGCATCAAGGAGTCGGGTGCGGTCCTGGCCATCCCGACATACGCGTTCATCTTCGGTGTCGCCGCCATGCTGATCTGGGGATTCGTGAAGATCTTTGTGCTGGGCGACACCGTGACGGCGGAGACCAGCAAGTACGACATCGTCCCGGAACAGGACCATCTGATGGGCTTGGCGATGGTGTTCCTCGTCGCCAGGGCCTTCTCCTCCGGTTGTGCTGCGCTGACCGGCGTGGAGGCCATCAGCAACGGTGTTCCCGCGTTCCAGAAGCCGAAGTCGCGCAATGCCGCCACCACGCTCCTCATGCTCGGAGCGTTCTCGATCCTCCTGCTGCTCGGCATCGTGATGCTCGCCCAGGAGATCGGGGCGAAGTACGTCCTGGACCCGGTGAAGGACCTGGCCGGCGTCCCGGAGGGATATCAGCAGAAGTCGATCATCGCGCAGATCGCCGAAGCCGTGTTCTCGGGCTTCCCGCCGGGCTTCTACGCGATCGCCGTCGTCACCGCACTCATCCTGATGTTGGCGGCTAACACCGCCTTCAACGGTTTCCCGGTCCTCGGTTCGGTGCTGGCGCAGGACCGGTTCCTGCCCCGTCAGCTGCACACTCGCGGCGATCGCCTCGCATTCTCGAACGGCATCGTGTTCCTCGCCATCGCCGCGGTCGGTTTTGTCGTCGCGTTCGGCGCCGAAGTGACCTCCCTGATCCAGCTGTACATCGTCGGCGTGTTCGTTTCGTTCACGCTCAGCCAGACCGGCATGGTCCGCCACTGGACGCGCCATCTGAAGACCGAGACCGACCCCGACGCCCGGCGCCGCATGATCCGGTCCCGGATCATCAACGCCATCGGCATGGTCATGACGGGCACCGTTCTGGTGGTTGTGCTGATCACGAAGTTCACGGCCGGTGCATGGATGGCGATTCTCGCGATGGTGATCCTGTTCGTCGTGATGAAGCTCATCCACCGTCACTACTCGTCGGTGCAGCGTGAGCTGGACGAGGCTGTTGAAGCCGACGACGAGGTGCTGCCCAGCCGGACACACTCGATCGTGCTGGTCTCCACGCTGCACCTGCCCACCCGACGGGCGCTTCGTTACGCCCGCGCGACTCGCCCCGACGTCCTCGAGGCGTTGACGGTGAACGTCGACGACCGTGAGACCCGCAAACTCGTGTCGGAATGGGAGGACAGCGACGTCACGGTTCCGCTCAAGGTGGTCGCGTCGCCGTATCGCGAAGTGACCCGACCGATCATCAGCTACGTCCGCCGCATCCGACGGGAGTCTCCGCGGGACGTCATCACCGTGTTCATCCCCGAGTACGTCGTCGGCCACTGGTGGGAGCAGATCCTGCACAACCAGTCGGCACTGCGCATCAAGACTCGTCTGCTGTTCGAGCCGGGGGTCATGGTGACGTCGGTTCCGTGGCAACTGTCCTCCTCGGAGGAACGCGGCAAGCGCATGCAGACCCGCTACATCGCGCCGGGCGACGTGCGCCGCGGTTTCACCTCGGAGGAGAAGACTCGGTGA
- a CDS encoding TrkA family potassium uptake protein, translated as MKVAIAGAGAVGRAIARELLLNEHDVTLFEKDPSHIDREAVAGAVWVHADACELDDLERTRLQTFDVMVAATGDDKANLVVSLLATTEFAVNRVVARVNDPRNEWLFNEDWGVDVAVSTPRMLASLVEEAVSVGDLVRLMTFRQGQANLVELTLPDDTPLAGKAVRRLHLPHDVALVAIIRGKRVIVPQPDDSLEGGDELVFVAPEESEAELHRVMQLPV; from the coding sequence GTGAAGGTCGCCATCGCCGGAGCCGGCGCAGTCGGTCGAGCCATCGCCCGGGAACTGCTGCTCAACGAGCACGATGTGACTCTGTTCGAGAAGGACCCGTCGCACATCGACAGAGAGGCCGTTGCAGGTGCCGTCTGGGTCCACGCCGACGCGTGTGAGCTCGACGACCTCGAACGCACCCGGTTGCAGACGTTCGACGTCATGGTCGCTGCGACAGGCGACGACAAGGCGAATCTTGTCGTGAGCCTCCTCGCCACCACCGAGTTCGCGGTGAACCGCGTGGTCGCTCGAGTCAACGATCCGCGGAACGAATGGCTCTTCAACGAAGACTGGGGTGTCGACGTCGCCGTGTCGACACCGCGAATGCTCGCGTCGCTCGTCGAAGAGGCGGTCTCGGTCGGCGACCTCGTCCGACTGATGACATTCCGTCAAGGACAGGCGAACCTCGTCGAGCTGACCCTGCCGGACGACACTCCCCTCGCGGGCAAGGCCGTCCGGCGGCTGCATCTCCCGCACGACGTCGCACTCGTCGCGATCATTCGAGGCAAGCGAGTGATCGTCCCGCAGCCCGACGACTCACTCGAAGGCGGCGACGAGCTCGTCTTCGTCGCTCCGGAGGAATCCGAGGCAGAGCTGCACCGCGTGATGCAGCTCCCGGTGTGA
- a CDS encoding globin domain-containing protein: MISNDTRTTLEATLPAVEGALGAITENFYRRMFAAHPELLSDLFNRTNQKNGSQPMVLAGSIAAFARLQCEPDRELQRTIIERIAHKHASLGVVAGQYPIVHEHLFAAIVDILGDAVTPEVAAAWDELYWEMAHVLIRRENELYSTVGVAPGEVWRTVRVVERDQISPDAVSFTVVSRDDDALPSFTPGQYVSVQVPLADGAHQIRQYSLTGASDAPTWRFSVKLDGEVSSWLHEHTFAGDDLTVSTPFGDLTLPDDDRPLLLASAGIGCTPMIGILHHLVRTGDTRPVQVMHADRSRARQPHRGELGELVAQLPGGTLYQWYEHGVSAEPRTRIGLIDLADVPVDSSATALVCGPTGFMSAVRDALVGRDVPADRIHFETFGGVR; the protein is encoded by the coding sequence ATGATCTCGAACGACACCCGCACCACGCTCGAAGCGACACTGCCTGCAGTCGAGGGCGCCCTCGGCGCAATCACCGAGAACTTCTATCGACGCATGTTCGCCGCCCACCCCGAACTCCTGTCGGACCTCTTCAACCGCACCAATCAGAAGAACGGTTCGCAGCCGATGGTCTTGGCCGGGTCGATCGCGGCGTTCGCCCGCCTGCAATGCGAGCCGGACCGGGAGCTCCAGCGGACGATCATCGAGCGGATCGCGCACAAGCACGCGTCGCTCGGCGTCGTCGCCGGTCAGTACCCGATCGTGCACGAGCACCTGTTCGCCGCGATCGTCGACATCCTCGGCGACGCCGTCACACCCGAAGTCGCCGCGGCATGGGACGAACTCTATTGGGAGATGGCCCACGTCCTGATCAGGCGTGAGAACGAGCTGTACTCCACTGTCGGCGTCGCCCCCGGCGAGGTGTGGCGCACGGTGCGCGTCGTAGAGCGCGACCAGATCTCCCCGGACGCCGTGTCGTTCACGGTGGTCTCACGCGACGACGATGCGCTGCCCAGCTTCACTCCCGGCCAGTACGTGTCCGTTCAAGTTCCGCTCGCAGACGGCGCACACCAGATTCGCCAATACAGCCTGACCGGCGCCTCAGACGCGCCGACCTGGCGATTCAGCGTCAAACTCGACGGCGAGGTGTCATCTTGGCTGCATGAGCACACTTTCGCAGGTGACGATCTGACTGTGAGCACTCCGTTCGGAGACCTGACCCTCCCCGACGACGACCGGCCCCTCCTCCTCGCGTCGGCGGGCATCGGCTGCACGCCGATGATCGGCATCCTGCATCATCTGGTCCGGACCGGGGACACTCGGCCGGTGCAGGTGATGCACGCCGACCGGTCACGCGCACGTCAGCCCCATCGTGGGGAACTCGGCGAACTGGTGGCACAGCTTCCCGGCGGCACGTTGTACCAGTGGTACGAGCACGGGGTCAGCGCAGAACCGCGGACCCGCATCGGGCTCATCGATCTGGCGGACGTCCCGGTCGACTCATCGGCGACCGCACTCGTATGCGGTCCGACGGGCTTCATGAGTGCCGTCCGCGACGCGCTGGTCGGGCGCGACGTGCCAGCCGATCGGATCCACTTCGAGACCTTCGGCGGCGTCCGGTGA